A single genomic interval of Spinacia oleracea cultivar Varoflay chromosome 6, BTI_SOV_V1, whole genome shotgun sequence harbors:
- the LOC110797758 gene encoding uncharacterized protein isoform X1, with protein MEGRGGRNNLFDPFAGFSGFGGMGGHQSIFSSVFGGRDPFDDPFFTRPFGSPFGGMLETGLFGGNGNPFTGTHPGSELFGGNGNPFTGTHPGSGLFGGNGNPFAGAHPAGFVQQQESQPNKRRGPVIEELNSDDEHEEGGGSEEAKDYHPRKHSRLAREPYVEISDDETDDGRNKHIQYRNEFNNRMNNVQPPSQSQCYTFQSSTVSYGGNNGAYYTKSSTKRAGSDGVVFEEFKEADSTTGQANHRVSRGLHNKGHTLARKLNSDGKVDTRQMLHNLNEDELVGFENAWEGSAGRHLTGGRLSLDGGNSELGRSGQTSRQGWALPSTQHQGNNSGGNHAAHMQQQTGQRGADRGLHGRMKG; from the exons ATGGAGGGAAGAGGAGGCAGGAATAATTTATTTGACCCCTTTGCCGGCTTTAGTGGGTTTGGTGGTATGGGAGGCCATCAGAGTATTTTTTCAAGTGTTTTTGGAGGAAGAGATCCATTTGATGACCCTTTCTTCACTCGTCCATTTGGAAGCCCATTTGGGGGCATGTTGGAGACTGGCTTGTTTGGTGGTAATGGTAATCCTTTCACTGGTACACATCCAGGGTCTGAATTGTTTGGTGGTAATGGTAATCCTTTCACTGGTACCCATCCAGGGTCTGGCTTGTTTGGTGGTAACGGTAATCCTTTCGCTGGTGCGCATCCAGCTGGGTTTGTACAACAGCAAGAGTCACAGCCAAATAAACGGAGGGGCCCCGTGATTGAGGAGTTGAATTCAGATGATGAGCATGAAGAAGGTGGTGGTTCTGAGGAGGCGAAAGACTATCACCCCAGGAAACATTCTAGATTAGCTAGAGAGCCTTATGTTGAGATCTCTGATGATGAAACTGATG ATGGGAGAAATAAGCACATCCAGTATAGAAATGAGTTCAACAACAGGATGAACAATGTCCAGCCTCCGTCTCAGTCCCAATGCTACACCTTTCAGAGCTCTACTGTATCATATGGTGGTAATAATGGAGCATATTATACTAAATCTTCAACCAAAAGGGCAGGGAGTGATGGA GtggtttttgaagaatttaaagaAGCTGATAGCACCACTGGTCAAGCGAATCACAGGGTCTCAAGGGGACTTCATAACAAG GGCCATACTCTTGCAAGAAAGCTTAATTCTGATGGTAAAGTGGATACAAGACAGATGCTGCATAACCTGAATGAAG ATGAGCTTGTTGGCTTTGAAAATGCTTGGGAAGGGAGTGCTGGAAGGCATTTGACGGGTGGTAGGCTGAGTTTGGATGGAG GTAACTCGGAACTTGGTAGATCTGGACAGACGAGCAGGCAAGGATGGGCACTTCCTTCTACTCAGCATCAAGGAAACAACTCTGGTGGTAATCATGCAGCTCATATGCAGCAGCAGACAGGGCAGAGGGGAGCGGATCGTGGGTTGCACGGAAGAATGAAGGGTTAA
- the LOC110797753 gene encoding uncharacterized protein, whose product MKVVWSPENASKAYIDTVKSCELYQESGVAELISAMAAGWNSKLIVETWSHGNFTPRSIGLAIAARHTSGRHVCVVPDDRSRNDYMQAMSSAAAGVPLPEIIVGEPEEVMAEIDGVDFLVVDSRRRDFSRFLRLARLSSRGAVLVCKNAEVKTSSFGFKWRGVLDGGKYRVVRTAFLPVGPGLDIAHVSTSSSSVALTTKKKRWIRHVDQISGEEHVIRTI is encoded by the exons ATGAAGGTGGTTTGGTCTCCTGAAAATGCTTCTAAAGCTTACATCGACACCGTTAAATCT TGTGAATTATATCAAGAATCAGGAGTAGCAGAATTAATATCAGCGATGGCAGCAGgttggaattcaaagctaataGTAGAAACATGGTCACATGGTAATTTCACACCTCGAAGCATCGGCCTCGCAATCGCAGCTCGTCACACGAGTGGCCGACACGTGTGCGTAGTACCCGACGACCGTTCTCGCAACGATTACATGCAAGCCATGTCCTCCGCCGCAGCCGGCGTACCATTACCGGAGATTATCGTCGGAGAACCTGAAGAAGTGATGGCGGAAATCGACGGCGTTGACTTTTTAGTGGTGGATAGTCGACGGAGGGATTTTTCAAGGTTTTTGAGGTTAGCTAGGTTGAGTAGTCGAGGGGCAGTTTTGGTATGTAAAAATGCTGAGGTTAAAACGTCGTCGTTTGGGTTTAAGTGGAGAGGTGTTCTAGATGGAGGGAAGTATCGTGTAGTACGCACTGCTTTCTTACCTGTGGGTCCAGGGTTAGATATCGCACACGTGTCAACATCTAGTAGTTCTGTTGCATTAACAACGAAGAAGAAGCGTTGGATTCGACATGTCGACCAGATTTCTGGTGAGGAACACGTCATCAGAACCATCTGA
- the LOC110797758 gene encoding uncharacterized protein isoform X2, with translation MEGRGGRNNLFDPFAGFSGFGGMGGHQSIFSSVFGGRDPFDDPFFTRPFGSPFGGMLETGLFGGSGLFGGNGNPFAGAHPAGFVQQQESQPNKRRGPVIEELNSDDEHEEGGGSEEAKDYHPRKHSRLAREPYVEISDDETDDGRNKHIQYRNEFNNRMNNVQPPSQSQCYTFQSSTVSYGGNNGAYYTKSSTKRAGSDGVVFEEFKEADSTTGQANHRVSRGLHNKGHTLARKLNSDGKVDTRQMLHNLNEDELVGFENAWEGSAGRHLTGGRLSLDGGNSELGRSGQTSRQGWALPSTQHQGNNSGGNHAAHMQQQTGQRGADRGLHGRMKG, from the exons ATGGAGGGAAGAGGAGGCAGGAATAATTTATTTGACCCCTTTGCCGGCTTTAGTGGGTTTGGTGGTATGGGAGGCCATCAGAGTATTTTTTCAAGTGTTTTTGGAGGAAGAGATCCATTTGATGACCCTTTCTTCACTCGTCCATTTGGAAGCCCATTTGGGGGCATGTTGGAGACTGGCTTGTTTGGTG GGTCTGGCTTGTTTGGTGGTAACGGTAATCCTTTCGCTGGTGCGCATCCAGCTGGGTTTGTACAACAGCAAGAGTCACAGCCAAATAAACGGAGGGGCCCCGTGATTGAGGAGTTGAATTCAGATGATGAGCATGAAGAAGGTGGTGGTTCTGAGGAGGCGAAAGACTATCACCCCAGGAAACATTCTAGATTAGCTAGAGAGCCTTATGTTGAGATCTCTGATGATGAAACTGATG ATGGGAGAAATAAGCACATCCAGTATAGAAATGAGTTCAACAACAGGATGAACAATGTCCAGCCTCCGTCTCAGTCCCAATGCTACACCTTTCAGAGCTCTACTGTATCATATGGTGGTAATAATGGAGCATATTATACTAAATCTTCAACCAAAAGGGCAGGGAGTGATGGA GtggtttttgaagaatttaaagaAGCTGATAGCACCACTGGTCAAGCGAATCACAGGGTCTCAAGGGGACTTCATAACAAG GGCCATACTCTTGCAAGAAAGCTTAATTCTGATGGTAAAGTGGATACAAGACAGATGCTGCATAACCTGAATGAAG ATGAGCTTGTTGGCTTTGAAAATGCTTGGGAAGGGAGTGCTGGAAGGCATTTGACGGGTGGTAGGCTGAGTTTGGATGGAG GTAACTCGGAACTTGGTAGATCTGGACAGACGAGCAGGCAAGGATGGGCACTTCCTTCTACTCAGCATCAAGGAAACAACTCTGGTGGTAATCATGCAGCTCATATGCAGCAGCAGACAGGGCAGAGGGGAGCGGATCGTGGGTTGCACGGAAGAATGAAGGGTTAA
- the LOC110797759 gene encoding uncharacterized protein: MAGIRMTTNIFLNGVSQSAFRAFSTKRVALAFLRSSPYNGCRNISYESFRCAASQYGDTRKKASRLSQVQQLLVEAEERASSAVNEPPPPKISLEHVTLNFARSGGPGGQNVNKVNTKVDMRFNVKNATWLSERIREKIIQLEKNRINKEGEIVISSTKTRTQQGNIEDALSKLQAIIDAASYVPPAPTEEQKKKIAQLSAKSEQKRLQGKKELSQKKAFRQNKGSWD, translated from the exons ATGGCGGGCATTAGAATGACCacaaacatcttcctcaatggAGTTTCTCAATCGGCGTTTCGGGCATTTTCAACGAAACGCGTCGCTTTAGCGTTTCTTAGAAGCTCGCCTTACAACGGCTGCCGGAATATCAGCTACGAAAGTTTCCGGTGTGCGGCGTCGCAGTATGGAGATACTCGGAAGAAAGCGTCGCGTCTATCTCAGGTCCAGCAGCTTCTTGTTGAAGCTGAAGAACGCGCTTCCTCCGCCGTCAACGAGCCTCCTCCTCCTAAGATTTCTCTTG AGCATGTGACTCTTAATTTTGCAAGGAGTGGAGGGCCTGGAGGTCAAAATGTTAACAAAG TAAACACTAAGGTAGACATGCGCTTCAATGTAAAAAATGCAACTTGGCTAAGCGAAAGAATCAGAGAGAAGATTATTCAATTG GAGAAGAATCGGATCAACAAAGAAGGAGAGATAGTTATTTCTTCCACAAAGACTCGGACACAACA GGGTAACATTGAAGACGCCCTATCAAAACTACAG GCAATTATTGATGCTGCTTCGTATGTCCCACCAGCTCCCACAGAAGAGCAAAAGAAGAAAATAGCCCAGTT GTCTGCCAAGTCAGAGCAGAAACGACTGCAGGGCAAAAAAGAGCTATCGCAAAAGAAAGCCTTCCGTCAAAACAAAGGTAGTTGGGACTAA